One part of the Streptomyces sp. AM 2-1-1 genome encodes these proteins:
- a CDS encoding alanine racemase: MALSLYVDTARWRAHQKSVIDQFPGLVPVCKGNGYGFGHERLADEAIRFGSDILAVGTTYEAARIKDWFSGDLLVLTPFRRGEEPVPLPDRVIRSVSSVDGVHGLVGARVIIECMSSMKRHGVKEEELGQLHAAIEDVRLEGFALHLPLDRTDGSDAVEEVIGWMDRLRAARLPLHTMFVSHLKSAELARLQQQFPQTRFRARIGTRLWLGDHEATEYRGAVLDVTPVVKGDRFGYRQGKAASDGWLVVVAGGTSHGVGLEAPKALHGVMPRAKGVARAGLATVNRNLSPFVWSGKQRWFAEPPHMQVSILFVPSDAQEPRVGDELVAHLRHTTTQFDRLVEH, translated from the coding sequence ATGGCGCTCTCCCTCTACGTCGACACCGCGCGCTGGCGGGCGCACCAGAAGTCGGTGATCGACCAGTTCCCCGGTCTGGTACCGGTCTGCAAGGGCAACGGCTACGGCTTCGGCCACGAGCGGCTGGCCGACGAGGCCATCCGTTTCGGCTCGGACATCCTGGCGGTCGGAACCACCTACGAGGCCGCCCGGATCAAGGACTGGTTCAGCGGCGACCTGCTCGTCCTGACCCCGTTCCGGCGGGGCGAGGAGCCGGTTCCGCTGCCCGACCGCGTGATCCGCTCGGTCTCCTCCGTGGACGGGGTCCACGGCCTGGTCGGTGCCCGGGTCATCATCGAGTGCATGAGCTCGATGAAGCGCCACGGCGTCAAGGAGGAGGAGCTGGGACAGCTCCACGCCGCCATCGAGGACGTGCGGCTCGAAGGTTTCGCGCTGCACCTGCCGCTGGACCGCACCGACGGTTCGGACGCGGTGGAGGAGGTCATCGGCTGGATGGACCGGCTGCGGGCCGCCCGGTTGCCGCTGCACACCATGTTCGTCAGCCACCTCAAGTCCGCGGAACTGGCGCGGCTGCAGCAGCAGTTCCCGCAGACCCGCTTCCGCGCCCGTATCGGCACCCGGCTCTGGCTCGGTGACCACGAGGCCACCGAGTACCGCGGTGCCGTCCTGGACGTGACACCGGTCGTCAAGGGCGACCGCTTCGGCTACCGCCAGGGCAAGGCGGCTTCGGACGGCTGGCTGGTCGTCGTCGCCGGTGGTACGTCGCACGGGGTCGGGCTGGAGGCTCCCAAGGCCCTGCACGGCGTGATGCCGCGTGCCAAGGGGGTCGCCCGGGCGGGACTGGCCACGGTCAACCGCAACCTGTCGCCGTTCGTCTGGTCGGGAAAGCAGCGCTGGTTCGCCGAGCCGCCGCACATGCAGGTGTCGATCCTGTTCGTGCCGTCGGACGCCCAGGAACCGCGGGTCGGCGACGAGCTCGTCGCGCACCTGCGGCACACCACGACGCAGTTCGACCGTCTCGTCGAGCACTGA
- a CDS encoding peptidoglycan bridge formation glycyltransferase FemA/FemB family protein produces the protein MSLTLRTISREQHLAYIQSLPAASHCQVPAWADVKTEWRSESLGWFDKNGQIVGAGLVLYRQLPKIKRYLAYLPEGPVINWYAPNLDEWLQPMLAHLKQQGAFSVKMGPPVVIRRWDSTAIKAGIQDPDVKRLRDVEATVIEPRAFEVADRLRKMGWQQGEDGGAGFGDVQPRFVFQVPLANRSLEDVLKGFNQLWRRNIKKADKAGVEVVQGGYQDLAEWQRLYEITAVRDHFRPRPLSYFERMWTVLNSEDPNRMRLYFARHNGVNLSAATMLVVGGHVWYSYGASDNIGREVRPSNAMQWRMLRDSYAMGASVYDLRGISDSLDETDHLFGLIQFKVGTGGEAVEYVGEWDFPLNKLLHKALDIYMSRR, from the coding sequence AGCAGCATCTGGCGTACATCCAGAGTCTGCCCGCGGCCAGTCACTGCCAGGTCCCGGCGTGGGCTGACGTGAAGACGGAATGGCGGTCGGAGAGCCTCGGCTGGTTCGACAAGAACGGCCAGATCGTCGGTGCCGGTCTGGTGCTGTACCGCCAGCTCCCCAAGATCAAGCGGTACCTCGCGTACCTCCCCGAGGGCCCGGTCATCAACTGGTACGCCCCCAATCTGGACGAATGGCTCCAGCCGATGCTCGCCCACCTCAAGCAGCAGGGCGCCTTCTCGGTGAAGATGGGCCCGCCGGTCGTCATCCGCCGCTGGGACTCCACCGCGATCAAGGCCGGCATCCAGGACCCGGACGTGAAGCGCCTGCGGGACGTGGAGGCGACGGTCATCGAGCCGCGGGCCTTCGAAGTCGCCGACCGGCTGCGCAAGATGGGCTGGCAGCAGGGTGAGGACGGCGGCGCCGGCTTCGGCGACGTGCAGCCCCGTTTCGTCTTCCAGGTGCCCCTGGCGAACCGCTCTCTGGAAGACGTCCTCAAGGGCTTCAACCAGCTGTGGCGCCGCAACATCAAGAAGGCCGACAAGGCCGGTGTCGAGGTCGTCCAGGGCGGTTACCAGGACCTCGCCGAGTGGCAGCGGCTGTACGAGATCACCGCCGTGCGCGACCACTTCCGCCCGCGCCCCCTCTCGTACTTCGAGCGCATGTGGACGGTCCTCAACTCCGAGGACCCCAACCGGATGCGGCTCTACTTCGCCCGCCACAACGGGGTCAACCTCTCCGCCGCGACCATGCTCGTCGTCGGGGGGCACGTCTGGTACTCCTACGGCGCCTCCGACAACATCGGGCGCGAGGTCCGGCCCTCCAACGCCATGCAGTGGCGCATGCTGCGCGACTCGTACGCGATGGGCGCGTCCGTCTACGACCTGCGCGGCATCAGCGACTCCCTCGACGAGACCGACCACCTCTTCGGCCTGATCCAGTTCAAGGTGGGCACGGGCGGGGAAGCCGTCGAGTACGTCGGCGAGTGGGACTTCCCGCTCAACAAGCTCCTGCACAAGGCCCTCGACATCTACATGTCGCGGCGCTGA